A genomic stretch from Bacillus sp. E(2018) includes:
- the uvrC gene encoding excinuclease ABC subunit UvrC, whose amino-acid sequence MLLPDQPGCYLMKNEFGKVIYVGKAKVLKNRVKSYFSGTHDGKTQRLVSEIRDFEYIVTSTEMEALVLEMNLIKKHDPRYNVMLKDDKSYPYLKITAEKQPRLLYIRKIKKDGGKYFGPFVNAYAAQETKKLLDRIFPLRKCDTMPKRVCLYYHIGQCLGPCVYDVSEQENKKMVDGIVKFLNGGYQDVKNELSEKMLEASEALNFERAKELRDQIQHIEAVMEKQKMMTADLVDRDVFGYHFDKGWMCVQVFFIRQGKVIARDISVFPFYGEANEDLLTFIGQFYLQKNHLLPKEILLPQEVDADLVSELLQVKVLQPKKGQKKELVELATKNASLALNEKFALIEQDEARTIKAVENLGERIGIAAPYRIEAFDNSNIHGTDPVSAMVVFVDGKPYKKDYRKYKIKSVEGPDDYASMKEVVRRRYTRVLREEGELPSLILIDGGKGQISAAQDVLENELNLFIPVAGLSKDEKHRTSQLWIGDPPEMIHMPRNSQEFYLLQRIQDEVHRFAISFHRKVRSKSMFESTLDSIAGIGDKRKKMLLRHFGSLKKLKEASVDEIQAAGVPKPVAELIEKAFLSNE is encoded by the coding sequence ATGTTGCTTCCAGACCAACCAGGCTGCTATCTTATGAAAAATGAATTCGGGAAAGTCATATATGTTGGAAAAGCAAAAGTATTGAAGAACCGTGTAAAGTCTTATTTTTCTGGAACACATGATGGTAAAACCCAGAGACTTGTAAGTGAGATCAGAGATTTTGAATATATCGTAACTTCTACTGAGATGGAAGCATTAGTTCTAGAGATGAACTTGATAAAAAAGCATGACCCTCGTTATAACGTAATGCTAAAAGATGATAAGAGCTATCCATATCTAAAGATCACTGCTGAAAAACAACCAAGACTTCTATATATACGGAAGATTAAAAAAGACGGTGGAAAATATTTCGGTCCTTTCGTGAACGCTTATGCTGCCCAAGAAACAAAAAAACTGTTAGATCGCATCTTTCCTCTTCGTAAGTGTGACACGATGCCTAAACGTGTGTGTCTTTATTATCATATCGGGCAATGTTTGGGCCCTTGCGTATATGATGTATCCGAACAAGAAAACAAAAAGATGGTTGACGGAATCGTAAAGTTTCTGAACGGCGGATATCAGGACGTTAAAAATGAGTTATCGGAAAAGATGTTAGAAGCCTCTGAAGCATTGAACTTTGAACGCGCTAAAGAGCTTCGAGATCAAATTCAACACATCGAAGCTGTTATGGAAAAGCAAAAGATGATGACAGCAGATTTGGTGGATCGAGACGTGTTTGGCTACCATTTTGATAAAGGATGGATGTGCGTACAAGTCTTTTTTATCAGACAAGGTAAGGTAATCGCTAGAGATATTTCTGTTTTTCCGTTTTATGGAGAGGCGAATGAAGATCTGCTAACCTTTATCGGTCAGTTCTATCTGCAAAAAAATCACCTTTTACCTAAAGAGATTTTGCTTCCACAAGAAGTGGATGCAGATCTTGTATCGGAACTGCTTCAAGTGAAAGTTTTGCAACCAAAAAAAGGACAAAAGAAAGAGCTTGTGGAGTTAGCAACTAAAAACGCGTCTTTAGCTCTTAACGAAAAATTTGCCTTGATTGAGCAAGATGAAGCAAGAACGATTAAAGCTGTTGAGAATCTTGGCGAGAGAATTGGAATTGCTGCTCCTTATCGTATTGAAGCGTTCGATAACTCAAACATACATGGAACAGATCCTGTTTCGGCGATGGTTGTTTTTGTTGATGGTAAACCTTATAAAAAAGATTATCGAAAATACAAGATTAAATCTGTAGAAGGACCAGATGATTATGCTTCTATGAAAGAAGTTGTTCGCAGAAGATATACGAGAGTGTTAAGAGAAGAAGGAGAGCTTCCTAGTCTGATCCTGATCGATGGAGGAAAAGGACAGATATCAGCAGCTCAAGATGTGTTAGAAAACGAGCTGAACTTATTTATTCCTGTAGCAGGGCTATCGAAAGATGAAAAGCATAGAACCTCTCAGCTATGGATCGGTGATCCTCCAGAGATGATACACATGCCTCGGAACAGTCAGGAATTCTATCTTTTGCAACGAATTCAAGATGAAGTTCATAGGTTCGCGATTTCCTTCCATCGAAAAGTCCGTTCTAAAAGTATGTTTGAATCAACATTAGACAGTATCGCCGGAATCGGAGACAAACGCAAAAAGATGCTTCTTCGCCATTTTGGATCGTTAAAGAAATTAAAAGAAGCATCTGTTGATGAGATTCAAGCAGCTGGTGTACCTAAACCAGTAGCCGAGCTTATTGAAAAAGCATTTTTATCAAATGAGTAG